One Kitasatospora sp. NBC_01266 genomic window carries:
- a CDS encoding NADH-quinone oxidoreductase subunit A produces MNAYAPILVLGAIAAAFAVGSVAMASLTGPKRYNRAKLEAYECGIEPTPQPLGGGRFPIKYYLTAMLFIVFDIEIVFLYPWAVSFDALGIFGLVEMLLFIATVFVAYAYVWRRGGLEWD; encoded by the coding sequence ATGAATGCCTACGCGCCGATCCTCGTACTCGGTGCCATCGCGGCGGCGTTCGCGGTCGGCTCCGTCGCGATGGCTTCGCTGACCGGCCCGAAGCGCTACAACCGGGCCAAGTTGGAAGCCTACGAGTGCGGTATCGAACCGACCCCGCAGCCGCTGGGCGGCGGGCGGTTCCCGATCAAGTACTACCTGACGGCGATGCTCTTCATCGTCTTCGACATCGAGATCGTCTTCCTCTACCCGTGGGCGGTCAGCTTCGACGCCCTGGGGATCTTCGGGCTGGTCGAGATGCTCCTGTTCATCGCCACCGTCTTCGTCGCCTACGCCTACGTCTGGCGGCGCGGCGGCCTGGAGTGGGACTGA
- a CDS encoding NuoB/complex I 20 kDa subunit family protein translates to MGIEEKLPSGFLLTTVESAAGWVRKASVFPATFGLACCAIEMMTTGAGRYDLARFGMEVFRGSPRQADLMIVAGRVSQKMAPVLRQVYDQMANPKWVISMGVCASSGGMFNNYAIVQGVDHIVPVDIYLPGCPPRPEMLLDAILKLHQKIQHEPLGVNKRRAQEKAEELALHATPTSEMGWQQR, encoded by the coding sequence ATGGGAATCGAGGAGAAGCTGCCGAGCGGCTTTCTGCTCACCACGGTGGAGAGTGCCGCGGGCTGGGTGAGAAAGGCCTCGGTCTTCCCGGCCACCTTCGGGCTGGCCTGCTGCGCCATCGAGATGATGACCACGGGGGCCGGCCGCTACGACCTGGCCAGGTTCGGCATGGAGGTCTTCCGGGGCTCGCCCCGGCAGGCCGATCTGATGATCGTGGCGGGACGGGTCAGCCAGAAGATGGCCCCGGTGCTGCGCCAGGTCTACGACCAGATGGCCAACCCCAAGTGGGTCATCTCGATGGGCGTCTGCGCGTCCTCGGGTGGCATGTTCAACAACTACGCGATCGTCCAGGGCGTGGACCACATCGTCCCCGTGGACATCTACCTGCCGGGGTGCCCGCCCCGCCCGGAGATGCTGCTGGACGCGATCCTCAAGCTGCACCAGAAGATCCAGCACGAGCCGCTCGGGGTGAACAAGCGGCGGGCGCAGGAGAAGGCCGAGGAACTCGCGCTGCACGCCACGCCGACCAGCGAGATGGGGTGGCAGCAGCGATGA
- a CDS encoding NADH-quinone oxidoreductase subunit C, producing the protein MSDNTPIPNGRSELPVEVVGKRQGMFGAQGSGDTSGFGGLAAAIVLPAPAERPYGGWFDEVADELEGALEEQGLTPAAVIEKTVVDRGELTFQIAREHLVQTVRTLRDDPALRFELCLGVSGVHYPSEAGRELHAVYHLRSITHTRLIRLEVTAPDSDPRIPSVVSVYPTNDWHERETYDFFGIVFEGHPALTRIMMPDDWLGHPQRKDYPLGGIPVEYKGAQIPAPDQRRSYS; encoded by the coding sequence ATGAGCGACAACACTCCCATTCCGAACGGCCGGTCCGAGCTCCCGGTCGAGGTGGTCGGCAAGCGCCAGGGCATGTTCGGCGCCCAGGGCAGCGGCGACACCTCCGGCTTCGGCGGCCTGGCCGCCGCCATCGTGCTGCCCGCGCCGGCCGAACGCCCGTACGGCGGCTGGTTCGACGAGGTGGCCGACGAGCTGGAGGGCGCGCTGGAGGAGCAGGGCCTGACGCCGGCCGCCGTGATCGAGAAGACCGTGGTCGACCGGGGCGAACTGACCTTCCAGATCGCCCGCGAGCACCTAGTGCAGACTGTGCGGACGCTGCGCGACGACCCGGCGCTGCGCTTCGAACTCTGCCTCGGGGTCAGCGGCGTGCACTATCCGAGCGAGGCGGGCCGCGAGCTGCACGCCGTCTACCACCTGCGCTCGATCACCCACACCCGGCTGATCCGGCTCGAGGTCACCGCGCCGGACAGTGACCCGCGGATCCCCTCGGTGGTCAGCGTCTACCCGACCAACGACTGGCACGAGCGCGAGACCTACGACTTCTTCGGGATCGTCTTCGAGGGCCACCCGGCGCTGACCCGGATCATGATGCCGGACGACTGGCTGGGCCACCCGCAGCGCAAGGACTACCCGCTCGGCGGCATCCCCGTCGAGTACAAGGGCGCCCAGATCCCGGCACCCGACCAGCGGAGGTCGTACTCCTGA
- a CDS encoding NADH-quinone oxidoreductase subunit D encodes MSSTEYEAGARETTEGRVFTVTGGDWGEVVEAVARADDERIIVNMGPQHPSTHGVLRLILEIDGETVTEARCGIGYLHTGIEKNMEFRSWVQGTTFVTRMDYLTPLFNETAYCLAVEKLLGITDQIPDRATVIRVLMMELNRISSHLVCLATGGMEIGSTTLMIYGFRDRELILDIFELVTGLRMNHAYVRPGGLAQDLPPGAVDQIREAVKLFRTRMHEYDKLATGNPVFKARLVDVGHLDLAGCLALGATGPILRATGLPQDLRKSDPYCGYQDYEFDVAVADTADSFGRFLIRLEEMRQSLRIVEQCLDRLKPGPVMVADKKIAWPAQLAIGPDGMGNSLDHIRKIMGTSMEALIHHFKLVTEGFRVPVGQAYAAVESPKGELGVHVVSDGGTRPYRVHFRDPSFTNLQSMAAMCEGGQVADVIVAVAGIDPVMGGVDR; translated from the coding sequence ATGAGCAGCACCGAATACGAGGCGGGAGCGCGCGAGACCACCGAGGGCCGGGTCTTCACCGTCACCGGTGGCGACTGGGGCGAGGTGGTCGAGGCGGTCGCCCGCGCCGACGACGAACGCATCATCGTCAACATGGGTCCGCAACACCCCTCCACCCACGGGGTGTTGCGCCTGATCCTGGAGATCGACGGGGAGACGGTGACCGAAGCCCGGTGCGGCATCGGCTACCTGCACACCGGCATCGAGAAGAACATGGAGTTCCGCTCCTGGGTGCAGGGCACCACCTTCGTGACCCGGATGGATTACCTCACCCCGCTCTTCAACGAGACCGCCTACTGCCTGGCGGTGGAGAAGCTGCTCGGCATCACCGACCAGATCCCGGACCGGGCCACCGTGATCCGGGTGCTGATGATGGAGCTGAACCGGATCTCCTCGCACCTGGTCTGCCTGGCCACCGGCGGTATGGAGATCGGCTCCACCACGCTGATGATCTACGGCTTCCGGGACCGCGAACTCATCCTGGACATCTTCGAGTTGGTCACCGGCCTGCGGATGAACCACGCCTACGTGCGCCCCGGCGGCCTGGCCCAGGACCTGCCGCCGGGCGCGGTCGACCAGATCCGCGAGGCGGTGAAGCTGTTCCGCACCCGGATGCACGAGTACGACAAACTGGCCACCGGCAACCCGGTCTTCAAGGCCCGGCTGGTCGACGTCGGCCACCTCGACCTGGCCGGCTGCCTGGCGCTGGGCGCCACCGGGCCGATCCTGCGGGCCACCGGGCTGCCGCAGGACCTGCGCAAGTCGGATCCCTACTGCGGTTACCAGGACTACGAGTTCGACGTCGCGGTGGCCGACACCGCGGACTCCTTCGGGCGGTTCCTGATCCGCCTGGAGGAGATGAGGCAGTCGCTGCGGATCGTCGAGCAGTGCCTGGACCGGCTCAAGCCCGGACCGGTGATGGTGGCCGACAAGAAGATCGCCTGGCCGGCCCAACTGGCCATCGGCCCGGACGGGATGGGCAACTCGCTGGACCACATCCGGAAGATCATGGGCACCTCGATGGAGGCCCTGATCCACCACTTCAAGCTGGTCACCGAGGGCTTCCGGGTCCCGGTCGGCCAGGCGTACGCGGCGGTCGAGTCGCCCAAGGGCGAACTCGGCGTGCACGTGGTGAGCGACGGCGGCACCCGCCCGTACCGGGTGCACTTCCGGGACCCGTCGTTCACCAATCTGCAGTCGATGGCGGCGATGTGCGAGGGCGGCCAAGTCGCCGACGTGATCGTGGCGGTGGCCGGGATCGACCCGGTGATGGGAGGCGTGGACCGGTGA